A genomic window from Scophthalmus maximus strain ysfricsl-2021 chromosome 17, ASM2237912v1, whole genome shotgun sequence includes:
- the cramp1 gene encoding protein cramped-like isoform X2: MTLGSREGIGVDGRRNPSRKPEGCDEEESGEQASEERSTKGDDGVEILNPSATALSPGAAPLLPASPPDRTGPGSTPQPQTSAESAPPCHDQHHFLRSSVRPPSKRIRKDSIGSAINGHGGARSKGTENGSSSQGAVGQSGPMASSTGGVSKASKGQGSAEKEEQAGNQKRARRQWESWSAEDKNSFFEGLYEHGKDFEAIQNNIAMKYKKRGKPANMVKNKEQVRHFYYRTWHKISKHIDFANAYSRVLKKSSQELYGLICYAELRKKVGGLMDDKNVAKLNELIQQGATTVRSKGRNLRIKAPMCRALKKLCDPDGVSDEEDQKPVRLPLKVAVELQPRSNHSWARVQSLAHNPRLRMVVELHRKVSSLIEYLKQKWTYQDQCILKSLMERESLENSQSNAASPSKSQPDELFLFPAESSTLTTLPGVARVVHSKASCTVHWLESGKNRPNAKELPAAQILGIHTAPPPRPGAKSGRGGTAAAGALVTVLGDTRRTEPPNPESSPDGSAKAEERRPLSVSVTAPCQQTVAPREEEAGLGPSEGGRTCTSVEPSGGFAVIKSTEKLCSGLEISSEQCKEEQNTSTSSPEASHTPLAKLPMTGSEEVALQGSAPAARERTVELIREEGWSARDTENVTLAELYLMFGKPGKLQLEYEWQPVAAPSNNQENGPALVQAKPSRTHRVLRCLLKLVTTEVNPKPLAPELCSTATSPIKSHQEEQNLVLTPPGKGPVAGVRSPSCGRQQASVRGARSHLANAGASGGRSLPRSLLGSTAGADSEGGVFAVPTTLPPNSSRHNRMFSPNKEAELAFRQQLDSISMQSDLFSRQRKPRNRQLRKPLVVQRTLLPRTTGDTPQHVCSFSILSNSSATGTGSFRPIHTRLAPNPRPLVSKVPPAAPSSTAAASQLSSAIDLAAKSAGIIPGSPCRSLDSPSVDNSTLLATTPIADAEPDSRLLEQNVPENGLPPPSPGVTGGGDTLLAPPSVASLLDISLPGPPEEALAPGEPQTHISDSIIELAINSAHYGEETALSPAKLSNNDSSKLLTSSPSVSPSRGWIPSPTHDPQWYPSDSSDSTLGCLLSSMVSPDKGRRTTLTPSGPSSGTALLGPSLLDCNSHDSFQSRGLPDVAEMDSQLACMMSESSVDYIARFNDLAQELAVTEPNNPPP; encoded by the exons ATGACACTGGGCTCCAGGGAGGGGATCGGTGTTGATGGGCGGCGGAATCCGTCCAGAAAGCCCGAAGGCTgcgacgaggaggagagcggcgagCAGGCGAGCGAGGAGCGCAGTACAAAGGGAGACGACGGAGTGGAAATTCTTAATCCATCTGCCACGGCTCTCAGCCCCGGTGCAGCCCCGCTCCTCCCCGCCTCCCCGCCGGACCGGACCGGGCCGGGCTCGACCCCGCAGCCGCAGACCTCGGCGGAGTCCGCCCCTCCGTGTCACGACCAGCATCATTTTCTGCGATCGAGCGTTCGACCTCCGAGCAAACGGATCCGGAAGGATTCCATCGGCTCGGCCATCAACGGACACGGCGGGGCCAGATCGAAAG GCACAGAGAATGGCTCTTCCTCCCAGGGGGCAGTGGGACAGTCGGGGCCGATGGCCAGCTCCACAGGAGGAGTCTCCAAGGCCTCCAAGGGCCAAGGGTCGGCTGAGAAGGAGGAACAAGCCGGTAACCAGAAAAGGGCCCGTCGGCAGTGGGAGTCTTGGAGCGCAGAAGACAAAAACAGCTTCTTTGAAGGCCTCTATGAG CATGGGAAGGATTTTGAGGCGATCCAGAACAACATTGCAATGAAGTACAAGAAGAGGGGCAAGCCAGCTAACATGGTGAAGAACAAGGAGCAGGTCCGCCACTTTTACTACCGCACCTGGCACAAGATCTCCAAACACATCGACTTTGCCAACG CGTACTCCCGAGTGCTGAAGAAATCCTCTCAAGAACTGTATGGTCTCATCTGCTATGCTGAGCTACGCAAAAAAGTCGGAGGCT TAATGGATGATAAGAACGTGGCGAAGCTGAACGAACTCATCCAGCAAGG GGCCACCACTGTGCGCTCTAAAGGGAGGAACCTTCGGATCAAAGCGCCCATGTGTCGCGCACTGAAGAAGCTTTGTGACCCAGACG GCGTGAGTGATGAAGAGGACCAGAAGCCGGTGCGTCTACCACTGAAGGTGGCAGTGGAGCTCCAACCACGCAGTAACCACTCCTGGGCCCGCGTGCAGAGTCTAGCCCACAACCCTCGCCTCAG GATGGTGGTCGAGCTCCATAGGAAAGTTTCCAGCCTCATTGAGTATCTGAAACAGAAGTGGACGTACCAGGACCAGTGCATT CTTAAGAGTCTCATGGAGAGGGAGTCTCTGGAGAACAGCCAGTCTAACGCCGCCTCTCCCAGCAAATCCCAGCCTgatgaactttttcttttcccggcTGAGAGCAGCACCTTGACCACGCTGCCTGGTGTGGCACGGGTGGTTCACTCCAAAGCCTCCTGCACCGTACACTGGCTAGAAAGTGGCAAGAACCGGCCAAATGCCAAGGAATTGCCAGCTGCCCAGATCCTGGGTATCCACACGGCGCCCCCACCTCGGCCTGGTGCTAAATCTGGACGGGGGggtactgctgctgctggtgcattAGTGACTGTATTGGGTGATACTCGTCGGACTGAGCCCCCTAACCCTGAATCTTCACCAGACGGTTCTGcgaaggcagaggagaggagacctctgtctgtttctgtcactgCTCCCTGTCAGCAGACTGTGGCTCCCAGAGAAGAGGAAGCTGGGCTGGGACCCTCTGAGGGGGGCAGGACCTGCACTAGCGTGGAGCCCAGTGGTGGATTTGCGGTGATCAAAAGCACAGAGAAGTTGTGTAGTGGTTTAGAGATCTCGTCTGAGCAGTGCAAAGAGGAGCAGAACACCAGCACCTCTTCCCCTGAAGCCAGTCACACTCCTCTAGCCAAACTGCCGATGACTGGCTCAGAGGAAGTGGCATTGCAGGGCTCTGCACCGGCAGCCAGAGAGCGGACTGTTGAGCTGATCAGAGAGGAAGGCTGGAGTGCCCGTGATACGGAGAACGTCACCCTGGCTGAGCTATACCTGATGTTCGGAAAGCCTGGCAAGCTGCAGCTCGAGTACGAGTGGCAGCCTGTTGCGGCCCCTTCCAACAACCAAGAAAACGGACCAGCCTTGGTACAGGCCAAGCCCAGCAGGACACACAGAGTTTTGCGCTGCCTGCTCAAACTGGTGACCACTGAGGTCAATCCTAAACCTCTG GCTCCGGAGCTGTGCTCCACGGCCACGTCACCGATCAAGAGCCACCAGGAGGAGCAGAACCTGGTGCTCACACCTCCAGGAAAAGGGCCCGTAGCTGGTGTTCGCAGCCCCAGCTGTGGCCGGCAGCAGGCCTCTGTCCGAGGGGCCAGGTCACACCTGGCAAACGCTGGAGCCTCAG GTGGACGCagtctccctcgctctctgctGGGGTCGACAGCAGGCGCTGACTCAGAGGGGGGGGTGTTCGCGGTACCCACCACGCTGCCCCCCAACAGCTCGCGGCACAACAGAATGTTCTCCCCCAACAAGGAAGCTGAACTCGCCTTCAGACAGCAGCTTGACTCCATCAGT ATGCAGTCGGATCTTTTTTCAAGACAGAGAAAACCTCGGAACAGGCAACTTCGGAAACCCCTTGTAGTTCAG CGAACACTGCTGCCCCGGACTACAGGAGACACTCCTCAGCACGTCTGctccttctccatcctctcAAACTCCTCTGCCACAG GAACTGGATCCTTCCGGCCAATCCACACTCGCCTGGCTCCAAACCCCCGCCCCCTCGTTTCCAAAGTTCCCCCTGCAGCACCCAGCTctacagcagcagccagccagcTCTCCA GTGCCATTGACCTGGCAGCGAAATCTGCAGGCATCATCCCTGGCAGTCCCTGTCGCAGTCTGGATTCTCCCTCCGTTGATAACAGCACTCTTCTCGCCACCACACCTATTGCTGATGCTGAACCGGACTCTCGACTCCTCGAGCAAAATGTCCCAGAG AACGGTTTGCCTCCACCCTCTCCTGGAGTGACCGGTGGTGGAGACACACTCCTCGCTCCACCCAGTGTCGCTTCGCTCCTGGACATCTCTCTGCCCGGACCCCCAGAAGAGGCTCTGGCCCCTGGGGAGCCTCAAACACACATCAGTGACTCCATCATCGAGCTTGCCATCAACTCGGCGCACTACG GGGAGGAAACGGCTCTATCTCCAGCCAAGCTGAGCAACAATGACAGCTCCAAACTTTTAACCTCGTCTCCGTCAGTCAGCCCGTCCCGAGGCTGGATCCCATCACCCACCCACGACCCCCAGTGGTACCCCAGCGACTCGTCCGACTCCACACTGGGATGCCTTCTCT CCAGCATGGTGTCTCCTGATAAGGGGAGGCGGACCACCCTCACCCCCTCCGGCCCCTCCAGTGGCACAGCTTTGCTTGGTCCGAGCCTCCTTGACTGCAACTCCCATGATTCCTTTCAGTCCCGTGGCCTTCCCGATGTGGCAGAG ATGGACTCTCAGCTCGCTTGTATGATGAGCGAGAGCAGCGTGGACTATATCGCTCGCTTCAATGACCTGGCCCAGGAGCTGGCCGTGACAGAGCCCAACAACCCACCGCCCTGA
- the tmem11 gene encoding transmembrane protein 11, mitochondrial, with product MASLGRRRGVPVSRERGVMAATDCYIVHEIYNGENAQDQFEYELEQALEAQYKYIVIEPTRIGDETARWITVGNCLHKTAVLSGTICLLTPLSLPAEYSRYVVLPAGALSVACSALYGISWQFDPCCKYQVEYDSQKLSRLPLHTLTSSTPVVLVRRDDVHRKRLHNTIALAALAYCAKKIYELYAV from the exons ATGGCGTCGCTGGGAAGGAGGCGCGGTGTCCCAGTAAGCAGGGAGAG GGGAGTGATGGCGGCGACAGACTGCTACATTGTGCATGAGATCTACAATGGGGAGAATGCGCAGGACCAGTTTGAGTATGAGCTGGAGCAAGCACTGGAGGCCCAGTATAAATACATTGTTATTGAGCCCACACGCATTGGAGATGAGACGGCCCGTTGGATTACCGTTGGTAACTGCCTGCACAAGACGGCCGTGTTGTCAGGCACGATCTGCCTCTTGACGCCTCTTTCACTGCCTGCTGAATACTCGCGCTATGTGGTCTTACCTGCTGGCGCCCTGAGTGTGGCCTGTTCTGCCCTCTACGGGATTTCCTGGCAGTTTGATCCCTGCTGTAAGTACCAGGTGGAATACGACAGCCAAAAACTCTCGCGGCTGCCCCTGCATACACTCACCTCCTCGACGCCCGTGGTATTGGTGCGCAGGGATGATGTCCACAGAAAGAGACTCCATAATACGATAGCACTGGCTGCCCTGGCGTATTGCGCCAAGAAGATCTATGAACTCTATGCTGTATGA
- the cramp1 gene encoding protein cramped-like isoform X1: MVKRKKTSPSSEEYDNGMTLGSREGIGVDGRRNPSRKPEGCDEEESGEQASEERSTKGDDGVEILNPSATALSPGAAPLLPASPPDRTGPGSTPQPQTSAESAPPCHDQHHFLRSSVRPPSKRIRKDSIGSAINGHGGARSKGTENGSSSQGAVGQSGPMASSTGGVSKASKGQGSAEKEEQAGNQKRARRQWESWSAEDKNSFFEGLYEHGKDFEAIQNNIAMKYKKRGKPANMVKNKEQVRHFYYRTWHKISKHIDFANAYSRVLKKSSQELYGLICYAELRKKVGGLMDDKNVAKLNELIQQGATTVRSKGRNLRIKAPMCRALKKLCDPDGVSDEEDQKPVRLPLKVAVELQPRSNHSWARVQSLAHNPRLRMVVELHRKVSSLIEYLKQKWTYQDQCILKSLMERESLENSQSNAASPSKSQPDELFLFPAESSTLTTLPGVARVVHSKASCTVHWLESGKNRPNAKELPAAQILGIHTAPPPRPGAKSGRGGTAAAGALVTVLGDTRRTEPPNPESSPDGSAKAEERRPLSVSVTAPCQQTVAPREEEAGLGPSEGGRTCTSVEPSGGFAVIKSTEKLCSGLEISSEQCKEEQNTSTSSPEASHTPLAKLPMTGSEEVALQGSAPAARERTVELIREEGWSARDTENVTLAELYLMFGKPGKLQLEYEWQPVAAPSNNQENGPALVQAKPSRTHRVLRCLLKLVTTEVNPKPLAPELCSTATSPIKSHQEEQNLVLTPPGKGPVAGVRSPSCGRQQASVRGARSHLANAGASGGRSLPRSLLGSTAGADSEGGVFAVPTTLPPNSSRHNRMFSPNKEAELAFRQQLDSISMQSDLFSRQRKPRNRQLRKPLVVQRTLLPRTTGDTPQHVCSFSILSNSSATGTGSFRPIHTRLAPNPRPLVSKVPPAAPSSTAAASQLSSAIDLAAKSAGIIPGSPCRSLDSPSVDNSTLLATTPIADAEPDSRLLEQNVPENGLPPPSPGVTGGGDTLLAPPSVASLLDISLPGPPEEALAPGEPQTHISDSIIELAINSAHYGEETALSPAKLSNNDSSKLLTSSPSVSPSRGWIPSPTHDPQWYPSDSSDSTLGCLLSSMVSPDKGRRTTLTPSGPSSGTALLGPSLLDCNSHDSFQSRGLPDVAEMDSQLACMMSESSVDYIARFNDLAQELAVTEPNNPPP; this comes from the exons atggtgaagaggaagaagacgtcGCCCAGCAGCGAAGAGTACGACAATGG CATGACACTGGGCTCCAGGGAGGGGATCGGTGTTGATGGGCGGCGGAATCCGTCCAGAAAGCCCGAAGGCTgcgacgaggaggagagcggcgagCAGGCGAGCGAGGAGCGCAGTACAAAGGGAGACGACGGAGTGGAAATTCTTAATCCATCTGCCACGGCTCTCAGCCCCGGTGCAGCCCCGCTCCTCCCCGCCTCCCCGCCGGACCGGACCGGGCCGGGCTCGACCCCGCAGCCGCAGACCTCGGCGGAGTCCGCCCCTCCGTGTCACGACCAGCATCATTTTCTGCGATCGAGCGTTCGACCTCCGAGCAAACGGATCCGGAAGGATTCCATCGGCTCGGCCATCAACGGACACGGCGGGGCCAGATCGAAAG GCACAGAGAATGGCTCTTCCTCCCAGGGGGCAGTGGGACAGTCGGGGCCGATGGCCAGCTCCACAGGAGGAGTCTCCAAGGCCTCCAAGGGCCAAGGGTCGGCTGAGAAGGAGGAACAAGCCGGTAACCAGAAAAGGGCCCGTCGGCAGTGGGAGTCTTGGAGCGCAGAAGACAAAAACAGCTTCTTTGAAGGCCTCTATGAG CATGGGAAGGATTTTGAGGCGATCCAGAACAACATTGCAATGAAGTACAAGAAGAGGGGCAAGCCAGCTAACATGGTGAAGAACAAGGAGCAGGTCCGCCACTTTTACTACCGCACCTGGCACAAGATCTCCAAACACATCGACTTTGCCAACG CGTACTCCCGAGTGCTGAAGAAATCCTCTCAAGAACTGTATGGTCTCATCTGCTATGCTGAGCTACGCAAAAAAGTCGGAGGCT TAATGGATGATAAGAACGTGGCGAAGCTGAACGAACTCATCCAGCAAGG GGCCACCACTGTGCGCTCTAAAGGGAGGAACCTTCGGATCAAAGCGCCCATGTGTCGCGCACTGAAGAAGCTTTGTGACCCAGACG GCGTGAGTGATGAAGAGGACCAGAAGCCGGTGCGTCTACCACTGAAGGTGGCAGTGGAGCTCCAACCACGCAGTAACCACTCCTGGGCCCGCGTGCAGAGTCTAGCCCACAACCCTCGCCTCAG GATGGTGGTCGAGCTCCATAGGAAAGTTTCCAGCCTCATTGAGTATCTGAAACAGAAGTGGACGTACCAGGACCAGTGCATT CTTAAGAGTCTCATGGAGAGGGAGTCTCTGGAGAACAGCCAGTCTAACGCCGCCTCTCCCAGCAAATCCCAGCCTgatgaactttttcttttcccggcTGAGAGCAGCACCTTGACCACGCTGCCTGGTGTGGCACGGGTGGTTCACTCCAAAGCCTCCTGCACCGTACACTGGCTAGAAAGTGGCAAGAACCGGCCAAATGCCAAGGAATTGCCAGCTGCCCAGATCCTGGGTATCCACACGGCGCCCCCACCTCGGCCTGGTGCTAAATCTGGACGGGGGggtactgctgctgctggtgcattAGTGACTGTATTGGGTGATACTCGTCGGACTGAGCCCCCTAACCCTGAATCTTCACCAGACGGTTCTGcgaaggcagaggagaggagacctctgtctgtttctgtcactgCTCCCTGTCAGCAGACTGTGGCTCCCAGAGAAGAGGAAGCTGGGCTGGGACCCTCTGAGGGGGGCAGGACCTGCACTAGCGTGGAGCCCAGTGGTGGATTTGCGGTGATCAAAAGCACAGAGAAGTTGTGTAGTGGTTTAGAGATCTCGTCTGAGCAGTGCAAAGAGGAGCAGAACACCAGCACCTCTTCCCCTGAAGCCAGTCACACTCCTCTAGCCAAACTGCCGATGACTGGCTCAGAGGAAGTGGCATTGCAGGGCTCTGCACCGGCAGCCAGAGAGCGGACTGTTGAGCTGATCAGAGAGGAAGGCTGGAGTGCCCGTGATACGGAGAACGTCACCCTGGCTGAGCTATACCTGATGTTCGGAAAGCCTGGCAAGCTGCAGCTCGAGTACGAGTGGCAGCCTGTTGCGGCCCCTTCCAACAACCAAGAAAACGGACCAGCCTTGGTACAGGCCAAGCCCAGCAGGACACACAGAGTTTTGCGCTGCCTGCTCAAACTGGTGACCACTGAGGTCAATCCTAAACCTCTG GCTCCGGAGCTGTGCTCCACGGCCACGTCACCGATCAAGAGCCACCAGGAGGAGCAGAACCTGGTGCTCACACCTCCAGGAAAAGGGCCCGTAGCTGGTGTTCGCAGCCCCAGCTGTGGCCGGCAGCAGGCCTCTGTCCGAGGGGCCAGGTCACACCTGGCAAACGCTGGAGCCTCAG GTGGACGCagtctccctcgctctctgctGGGGTCGACAGCAGGCGCTGACTCAGAGGGGGGGGTGTTCGCGGTACCCACCACGCTGCCCCCCAACAGCTCGCGGCACAACAGAATGTTCTCCCCCAACAAGGAAGCTGAACTCGCCTTCAGACAGCAGCTTGACTCCATCAGT ATGCAGTCGGATCTTTTTTCAAGACAGAGAAAACCTCGGAACAGGCAACTTCGGAAACCCCTTGTAGTTCAG CGAACACTGCTGCCCCGGACTACAGGAGACACTCCTCAGCACGTCTGctccttctccatcctctcAAACTCCTCTGCCACAG GAACTGGATCCTTCCGGCCAATCCACACTCGCCTGGCTCCAAACCCCCGCCCCCTCGTTTCCAAAGTTCCCCCTGCAGCACCCAGCTctacagcagcagccagccagcTCTCCA GTGCCATTGACCTGGCAGCGAAATCTGCAGGCATCATCCCTGGCAGTCCCTGTCGCAGTCTGGATTCTCCCTCCGTTGATAACAGCACTCTTCTCGCCACCACACCTATTGCTGATGCTGAACCGGACTCTCGACTCCTCGAGCAAAATGTCCCAGAG AACGGTTTGCCTCCACCCTCTCCTGGAGTGACCGGTGGTGGAGACACACTCCTCGCTCCACCCAGTGTCGCTTCGCTCCTGGACATCTCTCTGCCCGGACCCCCAGAAGAGGCTCTGGCCCCTGGGGAGCCTCAAACACACATCAGTGACTCCATCATCGAGCTTGCCATCAACTCGGCGCACTACG GGGAGGAAACGGCTCTATCTCCAGCCAAGCTGAGCAACAATGACAGCTCCAAACTTTTAACCTCGTCTCCGTCAGTCAGCCCGTCCCGAGGCTGGATCCCATCACCCACCCACGACCCCCAGTGGTACCCCAGCGACTCGTCCGACTCCACACTGGGATGCCTTCTCT CCAGCATGGTGTCTCCTGATAAGGGGAGGCGGACCACCCTCACCCCCTCCGGCCCCTCCAGTGGCACAGCTTTGCTTGGTCCGAGCCTCCTTGACTGCAACTCCCATGATTCCTTTCAGTCCCGTGGCCTTCCCGATGTGGCAGAG ATGGACTCTCAGCTCGCTTGTATGATGAGCGAGAGCAGCGTGGACTATATCGCTCGCTTCAATGACCTGGCCCAGGAGCTGGCCGTGACAGAGCCCAACAACCCACCGCCCTGA
- the dhrs7b gene encoding dehydrogenase/reductase SDR family member 7B — MERVTGGGMLPLVLASVGVLLLYRILVRLRPGAALQDAVVVITGASSGLGKECAWVFHAAGARLVLCGRDAARLQQLVQELTACSTGTQQKTHTPRTVTFDLADTESVDRAAEQILKCHGQVDVLINNAGISYRGNILETHLSVQRDVMDTNYFGPIALTQALLPSMVRQRSGHIVVISSVQGKIAIPHRSAYAASKHATQAYFDCLRAEIERYGIPVSVISPGYIRTNLSLNAVSGDGSKYGVLDKTTAMGRDPRDVAQAVLKAVRQRSKDVVLAGPMPTVAIYLRTLWPALFFKLMASRAHKEQKPKDE, encoded by the exons ATGGAGCGTGTCACGGGAGGAGGAATGCTGCCGCTGGTTTTAGCAAGTGTTGGGGTCTTGCTGTTGTACCGGATACTTGTCCGCCTCAGACCAGGAGCTGCTCTGCAGGATGCTGTGGTGGTCATCACAGGGGCCAGCTCTGGACTTGGGAAAG AGTGTGCGTGGGTCTTCCACGCTGCCGGTGCGCGGCTTGTGCTGTGTGGTCGAGATGCAGcccgtctgcagcagctggtccAGGAGCTTACAGCGTGTTCAACAGGCACACAGCAGAAG ACTCATACTCCCAGAACAGTTACCTTCGACTTGGCCGACACAGAGTCAGTGGACAGAGCCGCAGAGCAGATCCTGAAATGTCATGGACAAGTGGATGTCCTTATCAATAATGCTGGAATCAGTTACCGTGGCAACATACTGGAGACCCATCTTTCAGTCCAACGGGATGTCATGGATACAAATTACTTTGGGCCTATTGCTCTAACTCAGG CTCTCCTGCCCTCCATGGTTCGCCAGCGCAGCGGCCACATCGTGGTCATTAGCAGTGTCCAGGGCAAGATCGCCATCCCGCACAGATCAGCTT ATGCAGCCTCTAAACACGCCACCCAGGCCTACTTTGACTGCTTACGGGCCGAGATCGAGCGCTACGGGATTCCGGTGAGCGTGATAAGTCCTGGGTACATCCGAACCAACCTGTCTCTCAACGCCGTCTCTGGGGACGGTTCGAAGTACGGAG TTTTGGATAAAACCACGGCAATGGGTCGGGATCCCAGGGACGTGGCTCAGGCGGTTCTGAAGGCTGTCCGTCAGAGGAGCAAGGATGTGGTTTTAGCAGGACCTATGCCCACCGTGGCCATCTACCTGCGCACACTGTGGCCCGCACTCTTCTTCAAGCTCATGGCCTCTCGTGCTCACAAGGAGCAGAAACCGAAAGATGAATGA
- the natd1 gene encoding protein NATD1 — MAQAAPANVFDASSSQIQVEHDRKRRQFVIRLNGSHDRAVLLYEYVGKKTVDLQHTEVPDAYRGRGIAKHLAKAAMDFVVEEDLKAHLTCWYIQKYVKENPQPQYFEHIYQ; from the exons ATGGCGCAGGCGGCCCCGGCGAACGTGTTCGACGCGAGCAGCTCCCAGATCCAGGTGGAGCACGACAGGAAGCGTCGGCAGTTCGTCATCAGACTGAATG GATCTCATGATCGTGCAGTTCTTCTGTATGAATATGTTGGGAAAAAGACAGTGGACTTGCAACACACCGAAGTTCCAGATGCTTACAGAGGGAGGGGAATTGCCAAGCACCTGGCCAAG GCAGCCATGGATTTTGTGGTCGAAGAGGATCTGAAAGCCCACTTGACCTGCTGGTACATTCAGAAATACGTCAAAGAGAATCCTCAGCCTCAGTACTTTGAACATATTTATCAATGA
- the jpt2 gene encoding jupiter microtubule associated homolog 2 has product MTSTNMFQGLATGSKPSSRVLQPPGGGSSNLFGGYEDDAAAVRRPNKMASKVFSPPEEPQSVPRRSNPPGGRSSGIFGGAEPPAQPQRPMPPGGSSSNIFGAADSAPVQSPSKSHPNKPKDNLNVGPEPELPKPAPKPKVSQPEVKEEVTPPAPVPAKEEPPTVSEPEPISYSSSPPDDTSLKNHEPHLGPKPRSHNRVLNPPGGKSSVVFY; this is encoded by the exons atGACTTCGACGAACATGTTTCAGGGGTTGGCTACTGGCTCAAAACCGAGCTCCAG GGTGTTGCAGCCTCCCGGAGGTGGCTCCAGTAACCTGTTTGGTGGCTACGAGGATGATGCTGCAGCAGTGAGAAGACCTAATAAAATGGCCTCTAAAGTGTTTTCTCCACCAGAGGAGCCCCAGAGTGTACCCAGACGCTCCAACCCTCCAG GTGGGAGGAGTAGTGGAATATTTGGGGGAGCTGAACCTCCTGCTCAACCACAGAGACCCATGCCACCAGGTGGATCCTCTAGCAACATCTTTGGGGCTGCTGACTCTGCGCCTGTGCAAAGCCCAAGCAAAAGCCACCCAAACAAGCCAAAG GACAATCTAAATGTGGGACCTGAACCTGAATTACCAAAACCAG CACCCAAACCCAAGGTCAGCCAGCCTGAGGTGAAGGAAGAAGTTACCCCCCCAGCTCCCGTGCCAGCCAAAGAAGAGCCTCCTACTGTGTCAGAGCCTGAACCCATTTCTTACTCTTCCTCACCTCCCGATGACACTTCACTGAAGAACCACGAGCCTCACCTTGGACCCAAGCCTCGCTCTCACAACAGGGTCCTCAACCCACCTGGAGGAAAATCTAGTGTGGTATTCTACTGA